From the Mycobacterium sp. 155 genome, the window CGAGAATCGAGAACAACCGTTCGGGCCAGACCGCCTGACGAGCCAGCACCGCGCGGTCATGGCCGTCGTGCACCAGGCAGATCACCGCAGGATCGATGCGGGGATATTCCTCGTGACCACTGGCGGCGTTGACCCGAGCCCAGCCGGCCTTGACCGATTTGGTCGCCGCGCCGTCGACCGCGCTGAACCGCGCGCGGTCGTGCCAGTTCAGCAACGCCGTCGCAGTCGCCACCAGTTGGGCGCTGGTGTCATGGAACACCGAGCCGGCCCGGCGCAGATCCAGCACCTCGGTTTCAGCGCCGGGGTCCTCGGGTGCCTCCACCGCACCGCGCACCGCCCAGACATGTCTGCCGTCGTAGAGGCGGCCCAGGAACACGGCATGCTCCGGAGGCGTGTCGGCAATCGCCGAGGCCTTGCCCAACACCACCTTGCCCTGCGAAATCAGCACCTGGTTGCGGTGGTCGACGCACAGCAGCAACGCGTCGGCCCAGCCGGCGATCGCCGCGTCGATGTCGGTGCGCACGGTGTCGGCGCGGTCGGCCCCGACCCGGGACAGCAGTGGGACGTTGCGCAGGCGGAAGTCCATCAACTTCCCCCGTCGCTGCGCTCGCCCCCGGTCATCGCTCAGCGTCTGCGCTGCGGATGTAGAGCAGCCGGTCGCCGGACTCCAATGCATCCACCTCAGGATCGTCCACCCGCACCAGGCGGCCGCCGCGGACCACACCGAGCACGATGTCATGCAGATGCCGCGGCGAGCCGCCCTCCTCCTTCGGTTCGACCTCCCGCTCGGCAATCGCGAAGCCCGCGTCGGGTGTCAGCAGGTCCTCGACCATCTCCACCACACTCGGGGTCTGGGTGGCGATGCCCAGTAGCCGGCCCGCGGTCTCCGCGGACACCACGGTCGAATCCGCGCCGGACTGCCGCAGCAGATGCTGGTTCTCGGCTTCCCGCGCGGCCGCGATGATCTTGGCGTTGGGAGCCAGCTCCCTGGCGGTCAGGGTCACCAACACCGCGCTGGCATCGTTATCGGTCGCGACGACAATCGATTTGGCGTGCTGCGCGCTGGCCAGCCGGAGGATGTCGGACTTGGTGGCGTCACCGTGGACGGTGACCAGGCCGGCACTCTTCGCGCGTTCCAGCGCGGTGGCGTTCTCGTCGACGACGACGATGTCGGCCGGGGCCACCTCGTCACCCACCATGGCAGCCACGGCCGTGCGGCCCTTGGTGCCGTATCCGATGACGACGGTGTGGTTACGC encodes:
- a CDS encoding TrkA family potassium uptake protein — translated: MVKGRLRRRLAAIDENLTSRPDAALTDVLRIPEPFVSPARRIAMRVFYALAALFAAVLIVYMDRYGYRDNDSAPDPDHPLSFLDCLYYATVSLSTTGYGDITPYTESARLVNVLIITPLRVAFLIVLIGTTVETLTTQSRQALKIQRWRNRVRNHTVVIGYGTKGRTAVAAMVGDEVAPADIVVVDENATALERAKSAGLVTVHGDATKSDILRLASAQHAKSIVVATDNDASAVLVTLTARELAPNAKIIAAAREAENQHLLRQSGADSTVVSAETAGRLLGIATQTPSVVEMVEDLLTPDAGFAIAEREVEPKEEGGSPRHLHDIVLGVVRGGRLVRVDDPEVDALESGDRLLYIRSADAER
- the nudC gene encoding NAD(+) diphosphatase; the encoded protein is MDFRLRNVPLLSRVGADRADTVRTDIDAAIAGWADALLLCVDHRNQVLISQGKVVLGKASAIADTPPEHAVFLGRLYDGRHVWAVRGAVEAPEDPGAETEVLDLRRAGSVFHDTSAQLVATATALLNWHDRARFSAVDGAATKSVKAGWARVNAASGHEEYPRIDPAVICLVHDGHDRAVLARQAVWPERLFSILAGFVEAGESFETCVVREIAEEIGLTVTNVQYLGSQPWPFPRSLMVGFHAIGDPEQPFAFTDGEIAEAGWFTRAEIRHALEYGDWSSVDSSSRLLLPGSISIAREIIESWAALD